A portion of the Haemorhous mexicanus isolate bHaeMex1 chromosome 3, bHaeMex1.pri, whole genome shotgun sequence genome contains these proteins:
- the SANBR gene encoding SANT and BTB domain regulator of class switch recombination isoform X1, which translates to MSRGFSENNNFPYDNNQMVLDMILCSLIGVPQPINWDSVARLVPGYSSKECAKRFDELKSSGSSPVDNQYNPLMAAGGSPVETLATYIKSSLLDSQTEFQEPAIGQDSITITGRPSAASTRSCSSESEKGPVHDTGESTDETQGPNMVIHVCDEAKNLKEDFVCPRDLLISEMKYFAEYLSVDAQRWEEVDISVHCDVHIFDWLIRYVKRNSKESEADEMPTLEPSNVISILISSEFLKMDSLVEKCIHYCHKNMNAIVATPCNMNCINANLVTHIADLFRHNEVEELKDKRDKFKSKLFCKKIERLFDPEYVNPDSRGNAATLYRCCLCKKLLTKETERRIPCVPGKINIDQHGNIVYVHIRDKTWEVHEYLIGLHEELKSWRDVYWRLWGTVNWLTCSRCNQSFLCTEFSHCQYHSQPVLYPGVASALGSTGTGVYPCCNQKVLRFDPTTLPKGCKVRDHMVELPPESKDGDALPSQSEEGDALLSQTAQILNDLLHHRDVIVVPFTKDENSDSGIGLGDDKGLECDVLVEPNTPWGPKTGEINAFLSLKNWTLQLKQQSLLSEEEEYTTGSEVTEDEVGDEEEVCKKPAGRKEKLKKSYRHPKKAVSSPSVQKREKPSDKSSSRDASPFIVSMQQNKWDASRSLRYNQDAQREDDQRRMSEITGHLIKMRLGDLDRVKSKDSKEYAGGIYSRLEAQIKASAQVSARQSNAEKNPRSKARFGQGRPT; encoded by the exons ATGAGTCGTGGATTCTCAGAAAACAATAACTTCCCCTATGACAACAACCAAATGGTTTTGGATATGATCCTGTGTTCCCTAATTGGTGTTCCTCAGCCTATCAACTGGGACAGTGTGGCAAGGCTGGTGCCAGGATACTCATCCAAAGAA TGTGCAAAAAGGTTTGATGAGCTAAAAAGCAGTGGAAGTTCACCTGTTGACAACCAATATAATCCCCTGATGGCTGCTGGTGGGAGTCCTGTGGAAACTTTAGCTACGTACATCAAATCCTCCTTGCTCGATTCCCAGACAGAGTTTCAGGAGCCTGCTATTGGGCAGGATTCCATTACTATAACTG GAAGGCCCAGTGCAGCCTCCACAAGGAGTTGTTCTTCAGAATCTGAGAAAGGTCCTGTCCATGACACTGGGGAAAGCACTGATGAAACCCAGGG gCCCAATATGGTGATCCATGTGTGTGATGAAGCCAAAAACCTCAAAGAAGATTTTGTGTGTCCTCGAGACCTTTTGATTTCAGAGATGAAATACTTTGCTGAGTACCTGTCAGTGGATGCCCAGCGCTGGGAGGAGGTGGATATTTCTGTGCACTGTGATGTTCACATCTTTGACTGGCTGATAAGATATGTCAAAAGGAACTCCAAGGAGTCTGAGGCTGATGAAATGCCCACTTTAG AACCATCAAATGTCATCTCAATCCTTATTTCTTCTGAGTTTTTGAAGATGGATTCATTA GTAGAGAAATGTATTCATTATTGCCACAAAAATATGAATGCTATTGTAGCCACGCCGTGTAACATGAACTGTATCAACGCTAATCTTGTTACACACATTGCTGATCTCTTCAGGCACAATGAGGTGGAAGAGCTGAAGGACAAAAGAGACAAATTTAAGAG TAAACTTTTCTGCAAGAAGATTGAGAGACTGTTTGATCCTGAGTATGTAAATCCAGATTCTAGAGGAAATGCAGCAACTTTATACAG gtGTTGTTTATGTAAAAAGTTGCTAAccaaagaaactgaaaggaGAATTCCTTGTGTACCAGGAAAAATCAACATTGACCAACATGGGAATATTGTCTATGTTCATATAAG agACAAAACCTGGGAAGTGCATGAGTATTTAATTGGCCTTCATGAGGAACTGAAGTCCTGGCGGGATGTTTACTGGCGTCTTTGGGGGACAGTCAACTGGTTGACCTGCTCAAGATGTAACCAG TCTTTCCTGTGCACTGAATTCTCCCACTGCCAGTACCATTCGCAGCCAGTTCTTTATCCAGGTGTAGCAAGTGCTCTGGGCTCCACTGGCACAGGAGTGTATCCCTGCTGTAACCAAAAAGTTCTTCGGTTTGACCCCACAACCCTCCCAAAG GGCTGCAAAGTGAGGGATCATATGGTGGAGTTACCTCCAGAAAGCAAAGATGGGGACGCTCTGCCATCTCAAAGTGAAGAGGGGGATGCTCTGCTATCTCAAACTGCTCAGATCTTGAATGATCTGCTGCATCACAGAGACGTTATAGTTGTTCCTTTCACTAAGGATGAGAATAG TGATTCTGGTATTGGGCTTGGTGATGACAAAGGCCTTGAATGTGATGTGCTTGTAGAACCAAATACACCATGGGGCCCCAAAACTGGAGAGATCAATGCT TTTTTGTCTTTGAAGAACTGGACTTTGCAGCTG AAGCAGCAATCGCTGTTATCTGAAGAGGAGGAGTACACTACAGGCTCAGAGGTCACTGAGGATGAAGTGGGGGATGAAGAAGAAGTGTGCAAGAAACCAG cagggagaaaggagaaattaaagAAATCCTACAGGCACCCAAAGAAAGCAGTTTCTTCACCTAGTGTTCAGAAAAGGGAGAAGCCATCTGATAAG tcAAGTTCCCGAGATGCTTCTCCTTTCAT TGTGAGCATGCAGCAGAACAAATGGGATGCCTCCAGGTCCCTGAGATACAACCAAGATGCTCAAAGAGAAGATG ATCAGAGAAGAATGTCTGAGATCACAGGGCACTTAATAAAAATGAGACTGGGAGACCTGGATCGAGTCAAGTCCAAAGACAGCAAAGAA TATGCAGGAGGCATTTATTCTAGACTTGAAGCTCAGATAAAAGCCTCAGCACAGGTCAGTGCACGACAAAGCAATGCTGAGAAGAATCCCAG GTCAAAAGCCCGTTTTGGCCAAGGCCGTCCCACGTAA
- the SANBR gene encoding SANT and BTB domain regulator of class switch recombination isoform X3: MVIHVCDEAKNLKEDFVCPRDLLISEMKYFAEYLSVDAQRWEEVDISVHCDVHIFDWLIRYVKRNSKESEADEMPTLEPSNVISILISSEFLKMDSLVEKCIHYCHKNMNAIVATPCNMNCINANLVTHIADLFRHNEVEELKDKRDKFKSKLFCKKIERLFDPEYVNPDSRGNAATLYRCCLCKKLLTKETERRIPCVPGKINIDQHGNIVYVHIRDKTWEVHEYLIGLHEELKSWRDVYWRLWGTVNWLTCSRCNQSFLCTEFSHCQYHSQPVLYPGVASALGSTGTGVYPCCNQKVLRFDPTTLPKGCKVRDHMVELPPESKDGDALPSQSEEGDALLSQTAQILNDLLHHRDVIVVPFTKDENSDSGIGLGDDKGLECDVLVEPNTPWGPKTGEINAFLSLKNWTLQLKQQSLLSEEEEYTTGSEVTEDEVGDEEEVCKKPAGRKEKLKKSYRHPKKAVSSPSVQKREKPSDKSSSRDASPFIVSMQQNKWDASRSLRYNQDAQREDDQRRMSEITGHLIKMRLGDLDRVKSKDSKEYAGGIYSRLEAQIKASAQVSARQSNAEKNPRSKARFGQGRPT; the protein is encoded by the exons ATGGTGATCCATGTGTGTGATGAAGCCAAAAACCTCAAAGAAGATTTTGTGTGTCCTCGAGACCTTTTGATTTCAGAGATGAAATACTTTGCTGAGTACCTGTCAGTGGATGCCCAGCGCTGGGAGGAGGTGGATATTTCTGTGCACTGTGATGTTCACATCTTTGACTGGCTGATAAGATATGTCAAAAGGAACTCCAAGGAGTCTGAGGCTGATGAAATGCCCACTTTAG AACCATCAAATGTCATCTCAATCCTTATTTCTTCTGAGTTTTTGAAGATGGATTCATTA GTAGAGAAATGTATTCATTATTGCCACAAAAATATGAATGCTATTGTAGCCACGCCGTGTAACATGAACTGTATCAACGCTAATCTTGTTACACACATTGCTGATCTCTTCAGGCACAATGAGGTGGAAGAGCTGAAGGACAAAAGAGACAAATTTAAGAG TAAACTTTTCTGCAAGAAGATTGAGAGACTGTTTGATCCTGAGTATGTAAATCCAGATTCTAGAGGAAATGCAGCAACTTTATACAG gtGTTGTTTATGTAAAAAGTTGCTAAccaaagaaactgaaaggaGAATTCCTTGTGTACCAGGAAAAATCAACATTGACCAACATGGGAATATTGTCTATGTTCATATAAG agACAAAACCTGGGAAGTGCATGAGTATTTAATTGGCCTTCATGAGGAACTGAAGTCCTGGCGGGATGTTTACTGGCGTCTTTGGGGGACAGTCAACTGGTTGACCTGCTCAAGATGTAACCAG TCTTTCCTGTGCACTGAATTCTCCCACTGCCAGTACCATTCGCAGCCAGTTCTTTATCCAGGTGTAGCAAGTGCTCTGGGCTCCACTGGCACAGGAGTGTATCCCTGCTGTAACCAAAAAGTTCTTCGGTTTGACCCCACAACCCTCCCAAAG GGCTGCAAAGTGAGGGATCATATGGTGGAGTTACCTCCAGAAAGCAAAGATGGGGACGCTCTGCCATCTCAAAGTGAAGAGGGGGATGCTCTGCTATCTCAAACTGCTCAGATCTTGAATGATCTGCTGCATCACAGAGACGTTATAGTTGTTCCTTTCACTAAGGATGAGAATAG TGATTCTGGTATTGGGCTTGGTGATGACAAAGGCCTTGAATGTGATGTGCTTGTAGAACCAAATACACCATGGGGCCCCAAAACTGGAGAGATCAATGCT TTTTTGTCTTTGAAGAACTGGACTTTGCAGCTG AAGCAGCAATCGCTGTTATCTGAAGAGGAGGAGTACACTACAGGCTCAGAGGTCACTGAGGATGAAGTGGGGGATGAAGAAGAAGTGTGCAAGAAACCAG cagggagaaaggagaaattaaagAAATCCTACAGGCACCCAAAGAAAGCAGTTTCTTCACCTAGTGTTCAGAAAAGGGAGAAGCCATCTGATAAG tcAAGTTCCCGAGATGCTTCTCCTTTCAT TGTGAGCATGCAGCAGAACAAATGGGATGCCTCCAGGTCCCTGAGATACAACCAAGATGCTCAAAGAGAAGATG ATCAGAGAAGAATGTCTGAGATCACAGGGCACTTAATAAAAATGAGACTGGGAGACCTGGATCGAGTCAAGTCCAAAGACAGCAAAGAA TATGCAGGAGGCATTTATTCTAGACTTGAAGCTCAGATAAAAGCCTCAGCACAGGTCAGTGCACGACAAAGCAATGCTGAGAAGAATCCCAG GTCAAAAGCCCGTTTTGGCCAAGGCCGTCCCACGTAA
- the SANBR gene encoding SANT and BTB domain regulator of class switch recombination isoform X2, which produces MSRGFSENNNFPYDNNQMVLDMILCSLIGVPQPINWDSVARLVPGYSSKECAKRFDELKSSGSSPVDNQYNPLMAAGGSPVETLATYIKSSLLDSQTEFQEPAIGQDSITITGRPSAASTRSCSSESEKGPVHDTGESTDETQGPNMVIHVCDEAKNLKEDFVCPRDLLISEMKYFAEYLSVDAQRWEEVDISVHCDVHIFDWLIRYVKRNSKESEADEMPTLEPSNVISILISSEFLKMDSLVEKCIHYCHKNMNAIVATPCNMNCINANLVTHIADLFRHNEVEELKDKRDKFKSKLFCKKIERLFDPEYVNPDSRGNAATLYRCCLCKKLLTKETERRIPCVPGKINIDQHGNIVYVHIRDKTWEVHEYLIGLHEELKSWRDVYWRLWGTVNWLTCSRCNQSFLCTEFSHCQYHSQPVLYPGVASALGSTGTGVYPCCNQKVLRFDPTTLPKGCKVRDHMVELPPESKDGDALPSQSEEGDALLSQTAQILNDLLHHRDVIVVPFTKDENSDSGIGLGDDKGLECDVLVEPNTPWGPKTGEINAFLSLKNWTLQLKQQSLLSEEEEYTTGSEVTEDEVGDEEEVCKKPGRKEKLKKSYRHPKKAVSSPSVQKREKPSDKSSSRDASPFIVSMQQNKWDASRSLRYNQDAQREDDQRRMSEITGHLIKMRLGDLDRVKSKDSKEYAGGIYSRLEAQIKASAQVSARQSNAEKNPRSKARFGQGRPT; this is translated from the exons ATGAGTCGTGGATTCTCAGAAAACAATAACTTCCCCTATGACAACAACCAAATGGTTTTGGATATGATCCTGTGTTCCCTAATTGGTGTTCCTCAGCCTATCAACTGGGACAGTGTGGCAAGGCTGGTGCCAGGATACTCATCCAAAGAA TGTGCAAAAAGGTTTGATGAGCTAAAAAGCAGTGGAAGTTCACCTGTTGACAACCAATATAATCCCCTGATGGCTGCTGGTGGGAGTCCTGTGGAAACTTTAGCTACGTACATCAAATCCTCCTTGCTCGATTCCCAGACAGAGTTTCAGGAGCCTGCTATTGGGCAGGATTCCATTACTATAACTG GAAGGCCCAGTGCAGCCTCCACAAGGAGTTGTTCTTCAGAATCTGAGAAAGGTCCTGTCCATGACACTGGGGAAAGCACTGATGAAACCCAGGG gCCCAATATGGTGATCCATGTGTGTGATGAAGCCAAAAACCTCAAAGAAGATTTTGTGTGTCCTCGAGACCTTTTGATTTCAGAGATGAAATACTTTGCTGAGTACCTGTCAGTGGATGCCCAGCGCTGGGAGGAGGTGGATATTTCTGTGCACTGTGATGTTCACATCTTTGACTGGCTGATAAGATATGTCAAAAGGAACTCCAAGGAGTCTGAGGCTGATGAAATGCCCACTTTAG AACCATCAAATGTCATCTCAATCCTTATTTCTTCTGAGTTTTTGAAGATGGATTCATTA GTAGAGAAATGTATTCATTATTGCCACAAAAATATGAATGCTATTGTAGCCACGCCGTGTAACATGAACTGTATCAACGCTAATCTTGTTACACACATTGCTGATCTCTTCAGGCACAATGAGGTGGAAGAGCTGAAGGACAAAAGAGACAAATTTAAGAG TAAACTTTTCTGCAAGAAGATTGAGAGACTGTTTGATCCTGAGTATGTAAATCCAGATTCTAGAGGAAATGCAGCAACTTTATACAG gtGTTGTTTATGTAAAAAGTTGCTAAccaaagaaactgaaaggaGAATTCCTTGTGTACCAGGAAAAATCAACATTGACCAACATGGGAATATTGTCTATGTTCATATAAG agACAAAACCTGGGAAGTGCATGAGTATTTAATTGGCCTTCATGAGGAACTGAAGTCCTGGCGGGATGTTTACTGGCGTCTTTGGGGGACAGTCAACTGGTTGACCTGCTCAAGATGTAACCAG TCTTTCCTGTGCACTGAATTCTCCCACTGCCAGTACCATTCGCAGCCAGTTCTTTATCCAGGTGTAGCAAGTGCTCTGGGCTCCACTGGCACAGGAGTGTATCCCTGCTGTAACCAAAAAGTTCTTCGGTTTGACCCCACAACCCTCCCAAAG GGCTGCAAAGTGAGGGATCATATGGTGGAGTTACCTCCAGAAAGCAAAGATGGGGACGCTCTGCCATCTCAAAGTGAAGAGGGGGATGCTCTGCTATCTCAAACTGCTCAGATCTTGAATGATCTGCTGCATCACAGAGACGTTATAGTTGTTCCTTTCACTAAGGATGAGAATAG TGATTCTGGTATTGGGCTTGGTGATGACAAAGGCCTTGAATGTGATGTGCTTGTAGAACCAAATACACCATGGGGCCCCAAAACTGGAGAGATCAATGCT TTTTTGTCTTTGAAGAACTGGACTTTGCAGCTG AAGCAGCAATCGCTGTTATCTGAAGAGGAGGAGTACACTACAGGCTCAGAGGTCACTGAGGATGAAGTGGGGGATGAAGAAGAAGTGTGCAAGAAACCAG ggagaaaggagaaattaaagAAATCCTACAGGCACCCAAAGAAAGCAGTTTCTTCACCTAGTGTTCAGAAAAGGGAGAAGCCATCTGATAAG tcAAGTTCCCGAGATGCTTCTCCTTTCAT TGTGAGCATGCAGCAGAACAAATGGGATGCCTCCAGGTCCCTGAGATACAACCAAGATGCTCAAAGAGAAGATG ATCAGAGAAGAATGTCTGAGATCACAGGGCACTTAATAAAAATGAGACTGGGAGACCTGGATCGAGTCAAGTCCAAAGACAGCAAAGAA TATGCAGGAGGCATTTATTCTAGACTTGAAGCTCAGATAAAAGCCTCAGCACAGGTCAGTGCACGACAAAGCAATGCTGAGAAGAATCCCAG GTCAAAAGCCCGTTTTGGCCAAGGCCGTCCCACGTAA
- the PEX13 gene encoding peroxisome biogenesis factor 13: MAATPPPKPWESRRLPGTATAFQSADLGDNLLTRPGQPTVARIPPPILPRPSQQTASSSLSTFRPAYSSSFSPGYGSYGTSFYGSYSPYSYGYGGLGYNRFCAEGIPPSRFVQQAEESSRGAFQSIESIVHAFASVSMMMDATFSAVYNSFRAVLDVANHFSRLKIHFTKVFSAFALVRTIRYLYQRLQRLLGLRQSCDNEDLWAESEGKVARAGLEDKVASSAKSWPIFLFFAVILGGPYLIWKLLSTYSEEETVSSNWASGEDDHVVGRAEYDFNALSEEEISFRAGDMLRLAPKEQQPKIRGWLLASYDGQTTGLVPANYIKILGKRRGRRTVDLERIAEQRPAFPSTAVRGAPAAVTLEEQEAAFETVFAGSSKVPVASDSAVAGGEKQEL, encoded by the exons ATGGCGGCGACGCCGCCGCCCAAGCCCTGGGAGTCGCGGCGGCTGCCGGGCACCGCGACCGCCTTCCA GTCTGCTGACTTGGGTGACAACCTGCTGACCAGGCCCGGCCAGCCCACGGTGGCACGAATCCCCCCGCCCATTTTGCCAAGACCATCCCAGCAGACGGcgagcagcagcctgagcactTTCAGGCCAGCCTACAGcagctccttttccccaggctaTGGCTCCTATGGCACCTCTTTCTATGGAAGCTACAGTCCCTACAGCTATGGCTACGGGGGGCTGGGCTATAACCGCTTCTGTGCCGAGGGCATTCCCCCCAGCAGGTTTGTGCAGCaggctgaggagagcagcagaggcGCCTTCCAGTCCATCGAGAGCATCGTGCACGCCTTCGCCTCCGTCAGCATGATGATGGATGCCACCTTCTCCGCTGTCTACAACAGCTTCAGGGCCGTGCTGGATGTGGCCAACCACTTCTCCCGCCTCAAAATCCACTTCACCAAGGTGTTCTCAGCTTTTGCCCTAGTGAGAACTATAAGGTACCTCTACCAGCGCCTGCAGCGCCTGCTGGGTCTGCGGCAGAGCTGCGACAACGAGGATCTGTGGGCTGAGAGCGAGGGCAAAGTCGCTCGTGCTGGCCTCGAAGACAAGGTGGCCAGCTCTGCGAAATCCTGGCccattttcttgttctttgcTGTTATATTGGGAGGCCCCTACCTGATTTGGAAGCTGCTTTCTACATACAGTGAGGAAGAAACAG TGTCTAGTAACTGGGCGAGTGGAGAAGATGACCATGTAGTTGGAAGAGCAGAATATGATTTCAATGCTCTCTCAGAAGAAGAAATTTCTTTCCGTGCTGGTGACATGCTAAGATTAGCACCCAAAG AACAACAACCCAAGATCCGTGGTTGGCTCCTGGCTAGTTACGACGGCCAAACAACAGGACTTGTGCCAGCTAATTACATCAAAATCCTGGGCAAAAGAAGAGGTAGGAGAACAGTGGACCTGGAAAGGAttgcagagcagaggccagcctttcccagcacagctgtcagaggagcccctgctgctgtgactttggaggagcaggaggcagctttTGAAACTGTTTTTGCTGGAAGCAGCAAAGTTCCTGTGGCGTCAGActctgctgtggctggaggAGAGAAGCAGGAGCTCTGA